In Akkermansiaceae bacterium, a single genomic region encodes these proteins:
- a CDS encoding DNA cytosine methyltransferase — MSDNDHRIPVVDLFSGPGGLGEGFSRYPFEGHPVFRICISIEMEENAHRTLTTRAFYRQFKPEEVPEAYYKHLRGEISQEEMFDWDDRCKEAAEAAKSEAHRIEIGDRPDEKPDVRKRERVRNLIEERIRGHKNWVLIGGPPCQAYSLAGRSRRLGVVRKAEETAAQFQFRKEAAAAEFEKDHRHLLYREYLSIIADHWPPVFVMENVKGLLSAKLEGEPIFPLIHEDLTDPNAALNRLAQGSTYSVCSLVVTGTSIGEGLEAPDYLLKSENYGIPQRRHRVILLGIRNDVEVDILPTLLPSKGPNLSELFNGLPSLLPTVSKPSGTLLKDVAAAIAKSSWLKSLTSSKTEPEAGKFKEIQKKIHEAAAAIAASNLDSGAEFIAKTNMTPVPGELGRWLADSRLGGVCNHATRSHMDSDLHRYLYSSAFAKIMHRSAKLEDFPDPLLPNHSNVQGDEKDLRKFADRFRVQLSDKPASTITCHISQDGHANIHPDPLQIRSLTVREAARIQTFPDNYFFEGSRTAQYRQVGNAVPPFLAHQIASIVSGILRKSGTSIDRNLMNSAQQKIS; from the coding sequence GTGTCGGACAATGATCACAGAATCCCCGTAGTAGATCTATTCTCCGGACCTGGAGGTCTGGGGGAAGGTTTTTCTCGTTATCCATTCGAGGGGCATCCGGTATTCCGCATCTGCATTTCCATTGAAATGGAGGAGAATGCCCATCGGACCCTAACCACCAGAGCGTTCTACAGGCAGTTCAAGCCAGAAGAAGTTCCCGAGGCTTACTACAAACACCTCCGTGGCGAAATCTCCCAAGAGGAAATGTTCGACTGGGACGACAGATGCAAGGAAGCGGCCGAGGCGGCAAAGAGTGAGGCACACCGGATCGAAATCGGAGACAGGCCTGACGAAAAACCGGATGTGAGGAAAAGGGAGCGGGTGCGAAACCTTATCGAAGAGCGCATCCGTGGTCATAAGAATTGGGTTTTAATCGGCGGCCCTCCGTGCCAAGCCTACTCCCTCGCGGGCAGATCCCGCAGACTGGGTGTCGTGAGGAAAGCAGAAGAAACCGCAGCCCAATTTCAATTCAGGAAAGAAGCAGCAGCCGCCGAATTTGAGAAGGACCACCGCCACCTACTCTACCGTGAATATCTCTCGATCATTGCGGACCATTGGCCTCCTGTGTTTGTGATGGAGAACGTGAAGGGACTTCTCTCAGCCAAGCTGGAAGGCGAACCAATTTTCCCATTGATCCATGAAGATCTCACTGATCCTAATGCCGCATTAAACCGATTGGCGCAAGGTAGCACATACAGTGTTTGCTCGTTGGTGGTTACAGGAACCTCTATAGGAGAGGGTCTTGAAGCTCCGGACTACCTCCTGAAATCAGAGAACTACGGAATTCCCCAGCGCCGACACCGGGTTATTCTGCTTGGCATACGGAACGATGTCGAAGTCGACATACTCCCCACCCTGCTTCCATCAAAAGGGCCAAATTTAAGTGAACTATTCAACGGGCTCCCATCTCTGCTGCCGACCGTATCTAAACCATCGGGCACCCTACTGAAAGATGTTGCCGCCGCGATAGCTAAGTCTTCATGGCTCAAATCGCTGACATCTTCGAAGACAGAACCGGAGGCCGGAAAGTTCAAAGAGATTCAAAAAAAGATTCACGAAGCGGCCGCAGCGATTGCCGCCTCAAATCTGGACAGCGGCGCTGAATTCATAGCGAAAACCAACATGACGCCCGTCCCGGGTGAATTGGGAAGGTGGCTAGCAGACTCTCGACTAGGCGGAGTGTGCAATCACGCCACCCGCTCACACATGGACTCTGATCTGCATCGCTACCTCTATTCCTCCGCATTCGCGAAGATAATGCATCGCTCTGCCAAACTGGAGGACTTCCCGGACCCTCTCCTTCCAAATCATTCCAACGTTCAGGGCGATGAAAAAGATCTTAGAAAATTTGCTGATCGTTTTCGAGTGCAGTTATCCGACAAGCCTGCGTCCACAATCACGTGCCACATTTCCCAGGATGGTCACGCCAACATCCATCCTGATCCGCTTCAGATCAGGAGTCTTACAGTCCGCGAAGCTGCACGCATACAGACTTTTCCGGATAACTATTTTTTTGAAGGAAGTAGAACGGCTCAATACCGGCAAGTAGGAAATGCAGTCCCCCCCTTCTTGGCTCATCAGATTGCCTCAATAGTTTCTGGTATACTCCGGAAATCAGGCACTTCGATCGATAGGAACTTAATGAATTCAGCGCAGCAAAAAATAAGTTGA
- a CDS encoding AIPR family protein — MSNPRLQQFSTDLHEELLAKAGLEADLTDEATREQREEAFTEHVIGLLGDHNEADGVELVSYEARGTRKAPAAKINAWSLSGDGATADLFIVLYHGTEGVPDVGLPATRSHFQLARGFLARALDDFHEATEKDSPGYPVMEKLSEARDSLTTVRIFFLTDGVVRSLDLEEESFPGIEVRYVVWDLDKLSRLRVGDREVIELDFTNDYEGAIPCLRYADPTGEYQTFLIFLPAPVLARIYGLHGQRLLERNVRAFLQSKGKINRGLQKTLKEEPHRFLAYNNGLCCTAAEVRVRDNSLEWVKDFQIVNGGQTTASIYHALKKEKVDVSQVVVQVKLSVLKDPEKVSEIVPLISRYANSQNKVNGADFAANGQFHQTLEQLSRAIWAPAVSGLQRGTHWYYERARGSYADDKSRQGSAAQRRKWEVENPPSQKFTKTDLAKYEHAWLGFPHYVCTGAEKNFNKLAERMDQDGEPLADVNYFQHLVAKAILFRSAEKIFASLDLVGFRANSVAFAVALLSDRSGMRLDLGKIWTDQRLSPSVVEALKAACIGAHQHISGAQGNPGEQSKKPDFWEAFRKGGLELPGAWEKEWAESSFVAPTSEEDALSAEWESIRTQFLNDARTIHALEAYTNRTWVPKYRRASVAALAALDWKSLKGKPGIGVKKLRALVEMFAIAASDL, encoded by the coding sequence ATGTCCAACCCAAGGCTACAGCAATTTTCCACCGATCTCCATGAAGAGTTGCTCGCAAAGGCCGGCCTAGAGGCGGATCTCACGGACGAGGCGACTCGGGAGCAGCGGGAAGAGGCTTTCACTGAGCACGTAATCGGGCTGCTTGGTGATCATAATGAAGCTGACGGCGTAGAACTCGTGTCCTACGAGGCCCGTGGCACGCGCAAGGCCCCGGCAGCGAAAATCAACGCGTGGTCCCTCTCAGGAGACGGAGCTACCGCAGATCTATTCATCGTCCTTTACCATGGGACGGAAGGAGTGCCGGACGTGGGGTTGCCCGCCACCCGTTCCCATTTCCAGCTCGCACGTGGCTTCCTTGCACGTGCTTTAGATGATTTTCATGAGGCTACCGAAAAGGATTCACCCGGATATCCTGTCATGGAAAAACTTTCCGAGGCTAGGGATTCACTTACGACGGTGCGAATTTTCTTCCTTACCGATGGTGTAGTGCGTTCGTTGGACTTGGAAGAGGAGTCCTTCCCCGGCATCGAAGTTCGCTACGTCGTATGGGATCTGGACAAGCTTAGCCGACTGCGAGTGGGGGACCGTGAGGTGATCGAACTCGACTTCACCAATGACTATGAGGGCGCTATCCCTTGTTTGAGGTACGCGGATCCGACGGGAGAATATCAGACTTTTCTCATCTTCCTCCCCGCCCCGGTGCTGGCGCGCATCTATGGACTACACGGCCAACGTCTGCTGGAACGGAACGTCCGCGCCTTCCTGCAATCAAAGGGGAAAATCAACCGGGGGCTGCAAAAGACACTCAAAGAAGAACCTCATCGCTTTCTGGCATACAACAACGGACTGTGCTGCACTGCAGCCGAAGTTCGGGTGCGTGACAATTCTTTGGAGTGGGTGAAGGATTTCCAAATTGTTAATGGAGGCCAGACCACGGCATCCATCTATCATGCGCTGAAAAAGGAAAAAGTGGATGTCAGCCAAGTGGTGGTACAAGTGAAGCTATCCGTACTCAAAGATCCTGAAAAGGTCTCGGAGATCGTGCCTCTTATCTCCCGCTACGCGAATAGCCAGAACAAGGTCAACGGGGCCGATTTCGCCGCTAACGGCCAGTTCCACCAGACGTTGGAACAGCTTTCTCGTGCGATATGGGCTCCTGCCGTGAGTGGACTTCAACGGGGAACTCACTGGTATTACGAGCGAGCGCGAGGCTCCTATGCCGACGACAAATCCCGTCAGGGATCAGCGGCCCAGCGCCGGAAATGGGAAGTGGAAAACCCGCCCTCCCAGAAGTTCACCAAAACGGACCTCGCCAAGTATGAACATGCTTGGCTGGGTTTCCCCCATTATGTCTGCACCGGAGCGGAAAAAAATTTCAACAAACTGGCGGAGCGCATGGACCAAGACGGGGAACCTCTGGCCGATGTAAACTATTTCCAGCATCTCGTGGCCAAGGCCATCCTGTTCAGGTCCGCGGAGAAGATCTTCGCTTCTCTGGATCTGGTAGGTTTCCGAGCGAACAGCGTCGCATTCGCCGTCGCGTTGCTTTCGGACCGCTCCGGGATGCGTTTGGATCTGGGGAAAATATGGACAGATCAACGACTGTCCCCCTCCGTCGTCGAAGCGTTGAAGGCGGCGTGCATCGGAGCGCACCAGCACATCTCCGGAGCCCAAGGAAACCCCGGGGAACAATCGAAGAAACCCGATTTCTGGGAAGCTTTCCGGAAAGGCGGATTGGAACTACCCGGTGCATGGGAGAAGGAATGGGCCGAATCATCGTTTGTGGCACCCACCAGCGAAGAAGATGCCCTGTCCGCCGAGTGGGAGAGTATTCGGACGCAGTTCCTCAATGACGCCCGCACCATTCATGCTCTTGAGGCATACACCAATCGCACATGGGTTCCGAAGTATCGGCGTGCCTCCGTAGCAGCACTGGCAGCCCTAGATTGGAAGTCGCTGAAGGGAAAACCCGGTATCGGTGTTAAGAAGCTCAGAGCGTTGGTAGAGATGTTCGCTATTGCCGCCAGCGACCTGTGA
- a CDS encoding insulinase family protein: protein MQKATPLILVLILAVTATVLSLRPKQEKPATAPPATDAPAEQKAAAPADPAPAPAQTEAAPAVVAKPWPQEASDIKPDEGATFGKLPNGFRYIVYPNVEPPKRVSMRLHVAAGSLMEADDQQGLAHFLEHMVFNGSKNFTSAELIPKMQRLGIAFGAHANAYTSFDETVYMLDLPDLSKDTLDLGFTVMRDFGDGAKLEADEIDKERGVILSEKMSRDSVDYRLMEQQYQKFLPGSLVAKRFPIGTEEVIKSATRERFTDFYTRYYTPERMTFVVVGDIDAAEIAKRVEAVFGDMKNPTEPGKNPDLGAIKSPEGIEASVFADKEVDSTEVSLMLTRPYVQKPDTTANRTERMPLGLAHSILSRRFDQLAKQENSPITTGSAGDFDLFNYLELGSIDVTAADDRWQDAVPVLEHEFRRALEHGFTEAELAEAKANLINAYEQAVKQKPTRKSEGLASSLARMINDDKVFSTPETNLEIARKALDAIDLAEIHAAFKTFWNAPGYHLTLTTKEKPEGAEGTLASLYQEATGQPVEAPAAKAVEPFGYTDFGKAGTVATRKEIADLGITQLVLSNKIRVNLKPTDFEKNKIRVSARIGSGKLSQPKDSPMFDVFASAVFDGGGLGKHSNDDLQRILAGKNVNSSFGIGEDAFVLAGTTTPADFLLELQLLAATLTDPGYRNEGLWQFQKMIPTIYQQLKHTTSGPEQEMNAWLHGGDARFSVAPQAKLVSYTIADAKKWLTPELTKGYLELSIVGDFTVDEVLPGILSTFGALPPRAAAPAPLDAARVVKFPNAPGEKTFTFESKIPQAVASTVWKTGGMRNNIPEFRRFNILSTIFENRIREEIREKLGASYSPNAGASGSDALDNFGYVIGQSVGKPEDLELLLKTMRDIAHELSEKGATEDELDRALKPTLGMLEKSTRDNGYWLSTVLSQSQADPKRLDLARARDQDYRAINLKEINALAKKYLAAENALMISIKPAPAP from the coding sequence ATGCAGAAGGCCACGCCGCTCATCCTCGTCCTCATCCTGGCAGTGACCGCCACGGTCCTGTCCCTGCGCCCGAAGCAGGAGAAACCGGCGACCGCCCCACCCGCCACCGACGCCCCGGCCGAGCAGAAGGCTGCCGCTCCGGCGGATCCCGCACCTGCTCCGGCGCAGACGGAAGCAGCGCCCGCCGTGGTGGCAAAGCCATGGCCGCAGGAGGCCTCCGACATCAAGCCGGATGAGGGCGCGACCTTCGGCAAGCTGCCGAACGGCTTCCGCTACATCGTCTATCCGAACGTGGAACCGCCGAAGCGCGTGTCCATGCGCCTGCATGTGGCCGCCGGCTCGCTGATGGAGGCGGACGACCAGCAGGGACTGGCGCATTTCCTGGAGCACATGGTGTTCAACGGATCGAAGAATTTCACCTCCGCGGAGCTGATCCCGAAGATGCAGCGGCTGGGAATCGCCTTCGGCGCGCACGCGAATGCCTACACCTCGTTCGACGAGACGGTTTACATGCTGGACCTGCCGGATCTTTCGAAAGACACCCTGGACCTGGGTTTCACGGTGATGCGGGACTTCGGCGACGGGGCGAAGCTGGAGGCGGATGAGATCGACAAGGAGCGCGGCGTGATCCTTTCGGAAAAGATGAGCCGGGACTCCGTGGACTACCGCCTGATGGAGCAGCAGTACCAGAAGTTCCTGCCCGGCTCCCTGGTGGCGAAGCGCTTCCCCATCGGCACCGAGGAGGTGATCAAGAGCGCGACCCGCGAGCGGTTCACCGACTTCTACACCCGTTACTACACTCCGGAGCGCATGACCTTCGTGGTGGTGGGCGACATCGACGCGGCGGAGATCGCGAAGCGGGTGGAAGCCGTCTTCGGCGACATGAAGAACCCGACCGAGCCGGGGAAAAATCCGGACCTGGGGGCGATCAAGTCGCCGGAGGGCATCGAGGCCAGCGTCTTCGCGGACAAGGAAGTGGACTCCACGGAGGTCTCGCTGATGCTGACCCGCCCGTACGTCCAGAAGCCGGACACCACGGCGAACCGCACGGAGCGCATGCCGCTGGGGCTGGCACACTCCATCCTTTCCCGCCGCTTCGACCAACTGGCGAAGCAGGAGAACTCGCCGATCACGACCGGCTCCGCGGGCGACTTCGACCTGTTCAACTACCTGGAGCTTGGCTCCATCGACGTGACGGCTGCCGACGACCGCTGGCAGGATGCGGTGCCGGTGCTGGAGCATGAGTTCCGCCGCGCGCTGGAACATGGCTTCACGGAGGCTGAACTGGCGGAGGCGAAGGCGAACCTGATCAATGCCTACGAACAGGCGGTGAAGCAGAAGCCGACGCGGAAATCCGAAGGGCTGGCATCCTCCCTCGCCCGCATGATCAATGACGACAAGGTGTTCTCCACCCCGGAGACGAACCTGGAGATCGCACGGAAGGCGCTGGACGCCATCGACCTGGCTGAAATCCATGCGGCGTTCAAGACGTTCTGGAACGCGCCGGGCTACCACCTGACGCTGACCACCAAGGAGAAGCCGGAAGGCGCGGAGGGCACCCTGGCCTCCCTCTATCAGGAAGCGACCGGACAGCCGGTGGAAGCTCCCGCCGCGAAGGCCGTCGAGCCGTTCGGCTACACGGATTTCGGCAAAGCCGGAACGGTGGCGACCCGCAAGGAAATCGCCGATCTGGGCATCACCCAACTGGTGCTTTCCAACAAGATCCGGGTGAACCTGAAGCCGACGGATTTCGAGAAAAACAAGATCCGCGTCTCCGCCCGCATCGGCTCCGGAAAGCTGAGCCAGCCGAAAGACAGCCCGATGTTCGATGTATTCGCCTCCGCGGTGTTCGACGGCGGTGGCCTGGGCAAGCACTCCAACGATGACCTGCAGCGCATCCTTGCCGGGAAGAACGTGAACAGCAGCTTCGGCATCGGCGAGGACGCTTTCGTGCTCGCTGGCACCACGACTCCGGCGGACTTCCTGCTGGAACTGCAGTTGCTGGCGGCCACCCTGACGGACCCGGGCTACCGGAACGAGGGGCTGTGGCAGTTCCAGAAGATGATCCCGACGATCTACCAGCAACTGAAGCACACCACCTCCGGCCCGGAGCAGGAGATGAACGCGTGGCTGCACGGGGGCGACGCCCGCTTCTCCGTGGCTCCCCAGGCAAAGCTGGTCTCCTACACCATCGCGGACGCGAAGAAGTGGCTCACTCCGGAACTTACGAAGGGCTACCTGGAACTCAGCATCGTGGGTGACTTCACGGTGGATGAGGTGCTGCCCGGCATCCTTTCGACCTTCGGTGCGCTCCCACCGCGGGCCGCGGCCCCCGCCCCGCTCGACGCGGCGCGCGTGGTGAAGTTCCCGAACGCACCGGGAGAGAAGACCTTCACCTTCGAGTCGAAGATCCCGCAGGCCGTCGCCTCCACCGTGTGGAAGACCGGCGGCATGCGGAACAACATCCCGGAGTTCCGCCGCTTCAACATCCTCTCCACCATCTTCGAAAACCGCATCCGCGAGGAGATCCGCGAGAAGCTGGGAGCCTCCTACAGTCCGAATGCCGGTGCCTCCGGATCGGACGCGCTGGACAACTTCGGCTACGTGATCGGCCAGAGCGTCGGCAAGCCGGAGGACCTGGAGCTGCTGCTGAAGACGATGCGGGACATCGCCCACGAGCTTTCCGAAAAGGGAGCGACGGAGGACGAACTGGACCGCGCGCTGAAGCCGACGCTGGGCATGCTGGAGAAGTCCACCCGCGACAACGGCTACTGGCTCAGCACCGTGCTCAGCCAGTCCCAGGCGGATCCGAAGCGGCTGGACCTGGCCCGCGCCCGGGACCAGGACTACCGCGCGATCAACCTGAAGGAGATCAACGCACTGGCGAAGAAATACCTCGCGGCGGAGAACGCGCTAATGATCTCCATCAAACCCGCGCCCGCTCCCTGA